In Vespula pensylvanica isolate Volc-1 chromosome 21, ASM1446617v1, whole genome shotgun sequence, one genomic interval encodes:
- the LOC122636365 gene encoding polypeptide N-acetylgalactosaminyltransferase 5 isoform X2 has translation MFRSKIRIHTCQVILLTSLVWFLVDVMVLMFYSDCIGGSGWGCSDTNKQTPTEESQPHPQAMKRETADLQLYNKRKYKQSELHLWRPAKVIRENKGNPGEMGAAVHIAPELETKQQELFKLNQFNLMASDMISLHRSLKDIRLEGCKTKRYNKYLPDTSIVIVFHNEAWSTLLRTVWSVINRSPRSLLREIILVDDASERDHLKKDLEENVKTLPVPTYVYRTKTRSGLIRARLLGAKHVKGQVITFLDAHCECTEGWLEPLLSRIADDRTIVVCPIIDVISDDTFEYIPASDMTWGGFNWKLNFRWYRVAQREMDRRNGDRTAPLRTPTMAGGLFSIDKDYFYELGAYDEGMDIWGGENLEMSFRIWMCGGTLEIATCSHVGHVFRKSTPYTFPGGTSKVVNHNNARLAEVWLDQWKYFYYNINPGARNVVVGNVSERIKLRERLKCKSFRWYLENIYPESPMPLDYYYLGDVKNVDTHTCLDTMGRRTGEVVGISYCHGLGGNQVFAYTKRQQIMSDDMCLDAASPQGPVKIVRCHGMGGNQAWAYNEETKMIEHTNTGHCLSKPRSGDTSQPVLAPCDSHNVGQKWIMQSKFKWQAS, from the exons ATGTTTCGCTCCAAGATTCGCATTCACACGTGTCAAGTGATTCTTCTAACGTCTTTGGTATGGTTTCTGGTAGACGTGATGGTACTTATGTTCTATTCGGATTGTATCGGAGGATCCGGATGGGGTTGTTCCGACACGAACAAGCAAACTCCGACGGAAGAAAGTCAGCCACATCCTCAAGCtatgaaaagagaaactgCCGAtctacaattatataataaaagaaagtacaaGCAATCGGAATTACATTTATGGAGACCTGCGAAGGTCATTAGAGAAAATAAGGGTAATCCAGGTGAAATGGGAGCAGCCGTACATATCGCTCCTGAACTCGAAACTAAACAACAAGagttatttaaattgaatcaATTTAATCTAATGGCTAGTGACATGATATCTTTGCATCGTTCTTTAAAGGACATTAGACTCGAAGGTTGTAAAACGAAAAGGTATAACAAGTATCTTCCGGATACTAGTATCGTTATCGTCTTTCATAACGAGGCATGGAGCACATTGTTGCGTACCGTTTGGTCCGTCATCAATAGATCGCCTAGATCGTTATTGAGGGAGATTATTCTCGTTGATGACGCTAGTGAACGAG atcatttaaaaaaggatttagaagaaaatgttaaaacttTACCCGTACCAACGTACGTCTATCGCACGAAGACAAGATCGGGTCTTATAAGAGCTAGATTATTGGGAGCGAAACACGTGAAAGGTCAAGTTATAACGTTTTTGGATGCACATTGCGAGTGTACGGAAGGATGGTTGGAACCATTGCTTTCAAGGATAGCAGACGACAGGACAATCGTTGTATGTCCCATCATCGATGTAATTAGCGACGATACGTTCGAATATATACCTGCCAGTGACATGACTTGGGGTGGTTTCAATTGGAAATTGAACTTCCGATG GTACAGAGTCGCACAAAGAGAAATGGATAGAAGAAACGGGGATAGAACGGCTCCTCTACGTACACCAACGATGGCAGGGGGTTTGTTTTCCATAGATAAGGACTATTTCTATGAGCTTGGTGCGTACGACGAAGGAATGGACATATGGGGTGGTGAAAATCTTGAAATGAGTTTCCGA ATATGGATGTGTGGTGGGACATTGGAAATTGCAACATGCTCACACGTTGGACATGTATTCCGTAAGTCAACTCCGTATACCTTCCCTGGTGGTACCAGCAAGGTAGTGAACCACAACAATGCGCGCCTCGCGGAGGTCTGGTTGGACCAATGGAAGTACTTCTATTACAACATTAATCCAG GTGCAAGAAACGTAGTCGTCGGAAATGTGTCGGAACGAATAAAACTAAGAGAACGTCTTAAATGTAAGAGCTTCAGGTggtatttagaaaatatttatcctgAATCTCCAATGCCactagattattattatcttggtGATGTTAAAAACGTTGATACGCATACCTGTTTGGATACTATGGGTAGAAGAACAGGAGAAGTTGTTGGCATTAGCTATTGTCATGGACTAGGTGGTAATCAG GTGTTTGCTTATACGAAACGACAACAAATAATGTCGGATGATATGTGCCTTGATGCAGCCAGCCCACAAGGTCCAGTTAAAATTGTTCGTTGCCATGGGATGGGTGGTAATCAAGCATGGGCCTACAATGAAGag ACAAAAATGATCGAACACACAAATACAGGCCATTGTCTGTCAAAACCACGTTCGGGAGATACCTCGCAACCTGTTCTTGCACCGTGCGATTCACATAATGTTGGACAAAAATGGATTATGCAAAGTAAATTCAAGTGGCAAGCCAGCTAA
- the LOC122636365 gene encoding polypeptide N-acetylgalactosaminyltransferase 5 isoform X1 → MFRSKIRIHTCQVILLTSLVWFLVDVMVLMFYSDCIGGSGWGCSDTNKQTPTEESQPHPQAMKRETADLQLYNKRKYKQSELHLWRPAKVIRENKGNPGEMGAAVHIAPELETKQQELFKLNQFNLMASDMISLHRSLKDIRLEGCKTKRYNKYLPDTSIVIVFHNEAWSTLLRTVWSVINRSPRSLLREIILVDDASERDHLKKDLEENVKTLPVPTYVYRTKTRSGLIRARLLGAKHVKGQVITFLDAHCECTEGWLEPLLSRIADDRTIVVCPIIDVISDDTFEYIPASDMTWGGFNWKLNFRWYRVAQREMDRRNGDRTAPLRTPTMAGGLFSIDKDYFYELGAYDEGMDIWGGENLEMSFRVWQCGGTLEISPCSHVGHVFRDKSPYTFPGGVSKIVLHNAARVAEVWMDEWRDFYYAMNPGARNVVVGNVSERIKLRERLKCKSFRWYLENIYPESPMPLDYYYLGDVKNVDTHTCLDTMGRRTGEVVGISYCHGLGGNQVFAYTKRQQIMSDDMCLDAASPQGPVKIVRCHGMGGNQAWAYNEETKMIEHTNTGHCLSKPRSGDTSQPVLAPCDSHNVGQKWIMQSKFKWQAS, encoded by the exons ATGTTTCGCTCCAAGATTCGCATTCACACGTGTCAAGTGATTCTTCTAACGTCTTTGGTATGGTTTCTGGTAGACGTGATGGTACTTATGTTCTATTCGGATTGTATCGGAGGATCCGGATGGGGTTGTTCCGACACGAACAAGCAAACTCCGACGGAAGAAAGTCAGCCACATCCTCAAGCtatgaaaagagaaactgCCGAtctacaattatataataaaagaaagtacaaGCAATCGGAATTACATTTATGGAGACCTGCGAAGGTCATTAGAGAAAATAAGGGTAATCCAGGTGAAATGGGAGCAGCCGTACATATCGCTCCTGAACTCGAAACTAAACAACAAGagttatttaaattgaatcaATTTAATCTAATGGCTAGTGACATGATATCTTTGCATCGTTCTTTAAAGGACATTAGACTCGAAGGTTGTAAAACGAAAAGGTATAACAAGTATCTTCCGGATACTAGTATCGTTATCGTCTTTCATAACGAGGCATGGAGCACATTGTTGCGTACCGTTTGGTCCGTCATCAATAGATCGCCTAGATCGTTATTGAGGGAGATTATTCTCGTTGATGACGCTAGTGAACGAG atcatttaaaaaaggatttagaagaaaatgttaaaacttTACCCGTACCAACGTACGTCTATCGCACGAAGACAAGATCGGGTCTTATAAGAGCTAGATTATTGGGAGCGAAACACGTGAAAGGTCAAGTTATAACGTTTTTGGATGCACATTGCGAGTGTACGGAAGGATGGTTGGAACCATTGCTTTCAAGGATAGCAGACGACAGGACAATCGTTGTATGTCCCATCATCGATGTAATTAGCGACGATACGTTCGAATATATACCTGCCAGTGACATGACTTGGGGTGGTTTCAATTGGAAATTGAACTTCCGATG GTACAGAGTCGCACAAAGAGAAATGGATAGAAGAAACGGGGATAGAACGGCTCCTCTACGTACACCAACGATGGCAGGGGGTTTGTTTTCCATAGATAAGGACTATTTCTATGAGCTTGGTGCGTACGACGAAGGAATGGACATATGGGGTGGTGAAAATCTTGAAATGAGTTTCCGA GTATGGCAATGTGGTGGAACGTTAGAAATCAGTCCATGTTCACACGTGGGACATGTATTCCGCGACAAGAGCCCGTATACGTTTCCTGGCGGTGTCAGCAAGATAGTTCTACACAATGCGGCCAGGGTTGCCGAAGTCTGGATGGATGAGTGGAGAGATTTTTACTATGCCATGAACCCAg GTGCAAGAAACGTAGTCGTCGGAAATGTGTCGGAACGAATAAAACTAAGAGAACGTCTTAAATGTAAGAGCTTCAGGTggtatttagaaaatatttatcctgAATCTCCAATGCCactagattattattatcttggtGATGTTAAAAACGTTGATACGCATACCTGTTTGGATACTATGGGTAGAAGAACAGGAGAAGTTGTTGGCATTAGCTATTGTCATGGACTAGGTGGTAATCAG GTGTTTGCTTATACGAAACGACAACAAATAATGTCGGATGATATGTGCCTTGATGCAGCCAGCCCACAAGGTCCAGTTAAAATTGTTCGTTGCCATGGGATGGGTGGTAATCAAGCATGGGCCTACAATGAAGag ACAAAAATGATCGAACACACAAATACAGGCCATTGTCTGTCAAAACCACGTTCGGGAGATACCTCGCAACCTGTTCTTGCACCGTGCGATTCACATAATGTTGGACAAAAATGGATTATGCAAAGTAAATTCAAGTGGCAAGCCAGCTAA